A genomic stretch from Hemibagrus wyckioides isolate EC202008001 linkage group LG20, SWU_Hwy_1.0, whole genome shotgun sequence includes:
- the tnk2b gene encoding tyrosine kinase, non-receptor, 2b isoform X1, whose protein sequence is MRRFAKLKKTFPFLAHFHVYKKLGSGMQCEEGTEWLLELLMEVQLQQYFLRIRDDLNVTRLSHFDYVKNEDLEKIGMGRPGQRRLWEAVKRRKAMCKRKSWMSKVFSGKRPDGDFQPQATSTFRKLSSTPPPVDGQQQALTCLISEKELVLCEKLGDGSFGVVKRGEWVTPGGKVLNVAVKCLKTDVLNQPDALDDFIREVNAMHSLDHQNLIRLYGVVLTHPMKMVTELAPLGSLLDRLRKTQGHFLISTLCQYAIQIANGMAYLETRRFIHRDLAARNILLASNDLVKIGDFGLMRALPNNDDHYVMQEHRKVPFAWCAPESLKTRTFSHATDTWMFGVTLWEMCTYGQEPWLGLNGSQILHKIDKEGERLPKPEDCPQDIYNVILQCWAQKPDDRPTFVALREFLVETMPTDMRALQDFDEPDKLHIQINDVITIIEGRAENYWWRGQNKRTLKVGQFPRNTVTSVAGLSAHDISRPLKNSFIHTGHGDTNPHRCWGFPDRIDDLYLGNPMDPPDVLGLDLNAPRPTQLPGRAKKPNYDPVTEDDDLTSSGLRRLSLKKPTTKGLKLKPSAWVSATKLSDRSVYGLRTPGGGTPTEVSLIDFGEEMFSSTPSPVVESQVPSLSRLALEADNILDCTPPQSPFRSLPRPLHPTPVVDWDSRPLPPPPSYDDVAQDEDDIEVSSINSTEIRESDEPCAPYIPAYEDKLRVEDDLFLPSRQSRSRTFSQSAEIFQELQQECMKRLNVPVGSISPDPYRQIFLSTCEDKPQVPPRVPIPPRPPKSTGSDCARWSRDLSPASCGEDEKERPPQIPPRDPLSQPGSRTPSPMNRTTHYLSTSPGKLMPTTQSFASDPKYAAPKVIQAQGKDKEAAKGPCILPIVRDGKKVSNTHYYLLPERPTYLDRYDKFFKEAEEEERRPINTATVRPMMQQQGDTKSNFSCNNNSSLPARAGIRNSLSLIKVSTEGSGSRVEGAANPERVKLLQVQEAVHGVTIEECQTALQNHSWNVQKAVHYLKVEQLFCLGLKSRVECHKILEMCDWNLELASTQILDSYGSVKQRR, encoded by the exons GACAGAGACGGCTGTGGGAGGCGGTGAAGAGGAGAAAAGCGATGTGCAAACGCAAGTCTTGGATGAGTAAG GTGTTCAGCGGGAAGAGGCCAGACGGAGATTTCCAGCCGCAGGCGACCAGCACTTTCCGGAAGCTTTCGAGCACTCCTCCGCCTGTGGACGGTCAGCAGCAGGCGCTCACCTGCCTGATCAGTGAGAAGGAGCTGGTGCTGTGCGAGAAGCTCGGAGATGGATCGTTCGGCGTGGTGAAGCGTGGAGAGTGGGTCACCCCAGGGGGAAAAGTG TTAAACGTAGCAGTAAAATGTCTAAAGACGGACGTCCTGAATCAGCCGGACGCTCTGGACGACTTCATCCGCGAGGTCAACGCCATGCACTCGCTCGACCACCAGAACCTCATCCGCCTCTACGGAGTCGTCCTCACTCACCCCATGAAGATG GTGACGGAGCTGGCTCCTCTTGGCTCTTTGCTGGATCGCTTGCGGAAGACCCAGGGCCACTTCCTCATCTCTACACTGTGCCAATACGCCATCCAGATCGCTAACGGTATGGCCTACCTGGAGACCAGGCGCTTCATCCACCGCGACCTAGCTGCCCGCAACATTCTGTTGGCCTCAAACGACCTCGTCAAGATCGGGGACTTCGGCCTGATGAGGGCGCTGCCCAACAACGACGATCATTACGTCATGCAGGAGCACCGCAAGGTCCCTTTTGcctg GTGTGCCCCAGAGAGCCTGAAGACACGCACCTTTTCCCATGCCACGGACACATGGATGTTCGGGGTGACCCTGTGGGAGATGTGCACCTACGGTCAGGAGCCGTGGCTCGGCCTCAACGGCAGTCAG ATCCTCCATAAGATAGACAAGGAAGGTGAGAGGCTTCCAAAGCCCGAGGACTGTCCCCAGGACATCTATAATGTCATTCTGCAGTGCTGGGCGCAGAAACCCGACGACAGGCCTACATTCGTGGCTCTAAGGGAGTTCCTGGTGGAGACCATGCCAACGGACATGAGGGCGCTGCAGGACTTCGACGAGCCTGACAAACTGCACATCCAGATCAACgacgtcatcaccatcatcgaGGGCAG GGCGGAGAATTATTGGTGGCGAGGGCAAAACAAGCGCACGCTGAAGGTGGGGCAGTTCCCCAGGAACACAGTTACCTCCGTAGCCGGACTGTCGGCTCATGACATCAGCCGGCCACTGAAGAACAGCTTCATCCACACGGGCCATGGAGACACCAATCCTCACCGCTGCTGGGGCTTTCCAGATCGGATCGACGA TCTGTATCTGGGAAACCCCATGGACCCTCCGGATGTCCTCGGGCTGGATCTGAATGCTCCCAGGCCCACGCAGCTTCCTGGGCGAGCCAAAA AGCCGAACTATGACCCAGTTACCGAGGATGATGACCTGACGTCCTCCGGCCTGAGGCGCCTCTCGTTAAAAAAGCCCACCACAAAGGGCCTGAAACTGAAGCCATCAGCTTGGGTTTCAGCCACAAAGCTGAGCGATCGTTCTGTTTATGGCCTCCGAACTCCAGGAGGTGGCACTCCCACTGAGGTCTCTCTTATAGACTTTGGAGAGGAAATGTTCTCTTCTACGCCCTCTCCTGTTGTAGAGTCCCAGGTCCCTAGTCTCTCTAGACTGGCTCTGGAAGCAGATAATATCTTGGACTGTACCCCACCCCAGAGTCCGTTCCGGTCTCTGCCTCGGCCGCTCCACCCCACCCCGGTGGTAGACTGGGACTCGAgacctctccctcctcctccatcGTATGATGACGTAGCTCAGGACGAAGATGACATCGAGGTGAGCTCAATCAACAGCACAGAGATAAGAGAGTCTGATGAACCGTGTGCCCCTTACATTCCTGCATATGAGGATAAACTCCGGGTAGAGGATGATCTGTTCCTCCCCAGCAGACAGAGCCGGTCTCGCACCTTCTCGCAATCGGCCGAGATCTTCCAGGAGCTACAGCAGGAGTGCATGAAGCGTCTGAACGTCCCTGTAGGCTCCATAAGTCCTGATCCCTACCGCCAGATCTTCCTGTCCACCTGTGAGGACAAGCCCCAGGTCCCACCTCGAGTCCCGATTCCACCTCGACCTCCAAAAAGCACAGGAAGCGACTGTGCCCGCTGGTCACGTGACCTCTCTCCTGCCTCGTGCGGCGAGGACGAAAAGGAGCGTCCACCTCAGATCCCTCCGAGGGATCCGCTGTCTCAACCGGGCTCTCGTACGCCCAGCCCCATGAACCGTACCACACACTACCTCTCAACCTCACCGGGCAAATTGATGCCCACTACACAGAGCTTTGCCTCTGACCCTAAATACGCTGCACCCAAAGTCATCCAAGCCCAGGGCAAAGACAAGGAAGCAGCCAAAGGACCCTGCATACTGCCCATCGTCCGAGACGGCAAGAAAGTGAGCAACACGCACTATTACCTGCTGCCTGAGAGGCCCACGTACTTGGACCGCTACGACAAATTCTTCAAAGAGgctgaagaggaagagagaaggcCAATCAACACAGCGACAGTCAGACCCATGATGCAACAGCAGGGAGACACAAAATCAAACTTTTCCTGCAATAATAACAGCAGTCTTCCAGCCAGAGCAGGCATCAGGAACTCCCTGAGTCTAATCAAAGTGAGCACCGAAGGGTCGGGCAGCAGGGTGGAAGGAGCGGCTAATCCTGAAAGAGTTAAACTG CTTCAGGTGCAGGAGGCGGTGCATGGAGTGACGATTGAGGAGTGTCAGACGGCGCTGCAGAACCATAGCTGGAACGTGCAGAAGGCTGTGCACTATCTGaag gTAGAGCAGCTCTTCTGTCTGGGTCTGAAGTCCAGGGTGGAGTGTCACAAGATCCTGGAGATGTGTGACTGGAACCTGGAGCTGGCCAGCACTCAGATTTTAGACTCTTACGGCTCAGTCAAACAGAG gagatga
- the tnk2b gene encoding tyrosine kinase, non-receptor, 2b isoform X5: MCKRKSWMSKVFSGKRPDGDFQPQATSTFRKLSSTPPPVDGQQQALTCLISEKELVLCEKLGDGSFGVVKRGEWVTPGGKVLNVAVKCLKTDVLNQPDALDDFIREVNAMHSLDHQNLIRLYGVVLTHPMKMVTELAPLGSLLDRLRKTQGHFLISTLCQYAIQIANGMAYLETRRFIHRDLAARNILLASNDLVKIGDFGLMRALPNNDDHYVMQEHRKVPFAWCAPESLKTRTFSHATDTWMFGVTLWEMCTYGQEPWLGLNGSQILHKIDKEGERLPKPEDCPQDIYNVILQCWAQKPDDRPTFVALREFLVETMPTDMRALQDFDEPDKLHIQINDVITIIEGRAENYWWRGQNKRTLKVGQFPRNTVTSVAGLSAHDISRPLKNSFIHTGHGDTNPHRCWGFPDRIDDLYLGNPMDPPDVLGLDLNAPRPTQLPGRAKKPNYDPVTEDDDLTSSGLRRLSLKKPTTKGLKLKPSAWVSATKLSDRSVYGLRTPGGGTPTEVSLIDFGEEMFSSTPSPVVESQVPSLSRLALEADNILDCTPPQSPFRSLPRPLHPTPVVDWDSRPLPPPPSYDDVAQDEDDIEVSSINSTEIRESDEPCAPYIPAYEDKLRVEDDLFLPSRQSRSRTFSQSAEIFQELQQECMKRLNVPVGSISPDPYRQIFLSTCEDKPQVPPRVPIPPRPPKSTGSDCARWSRDLSPASCGEDEKERPPQIPPRDPLSQPGSRTPSPMNRTTHYLSTSPGKLMPTTQSFASDPKYAAPKVIQAQGKDKEAAKGPCILPIVRDGKKVSNTHYYLLPERPTYLDRYDKFFKEAEEEERRPINTATVRPMMQQQGDTKSNFSCNNNSSLPARAGIRNSLSLIKVSTEGSGSRVEGAANPERVKLLQVQEAVHGVTIEECQTALQNHSWNVQKAVHYLKVEQLFCLGLKSRVECHKILEMCDWNLELASTQILDSYGSVKQRR, encoded by the exons ATGTGCAAACGCAAGTCTTGGATGAGTAAG GTGTTCAGCGGGAAGAGGCCAGACGGAGATTTCCAGCCGCAGGCGACCAGCACTTTCCGGAAGCTTTCGAGCACTCCTCCGCCTGTGGACGGTCAGCAGCAGGCGCTCACCTGCCTGATCAGTGAGAAGGAGCTGGTGCTGTGCGAGAAGCTCGGAGATGGATCGTTCGGCGTGGTGAAGCGTGGAGAGTGGGTCACCCCAGGGGGAAAAGTG TTAAACGTAGCAGTAAAATGTCTAAAGACGGACGTCCTGAATCAGCCGGACGCTCTGGACGACTTCATCCGCGAGGTCAACGCCATGCACTCGCTCGACCACCAGAACCTCATCCGCCTCTACGGAGTCGTCCTCACTCACCCCATGAAGATG GTGACGGAGCTGGCTCCTCTTGGCTCTTTGCTGGATCGCTTGCGGAAGACCCAGGGCCACTTCCTCATCTCTACACTGTGCCAATACGCCATCCAGATCGCTAACGGTATGGCCTACCTGGAGACCAGGCGCTTCATCCACCGCGACCTAGCTGCCCGCAACATTCTGTTGGCCTCAAACGACCTCGTCAAGATCGGGGACTTCGGCCTGATGAGGGCGCTGCCCAACAACGACGATCATTACGTCATGCAGGAGCACCGCAAGGTCCCTTTTGcctg GTGTGCCCCAGAGAGCCTGAAGACACGCACCTTTTCCCATGCCACGGACACATGGATGTTCGGGGTGACCCTGTGGGAGATGTGCACCTACGGTCAGGAGCCGTGGCTCGGCCTCAACGGCAGTCAG ATCCTCCATAAGATAGACAAGGAAGGTGAGAGGCTTCCAAAGCCCGAGGACTGTCCCCAGGACATCTATAATGTCATTCTGCAGTGCTGGGCGCAGAAACCCGACGACAGGCCTACATTCGTGGCTCTAAGGGAGTTCCTGGTGGAGACCATGCCAACGGACATGAGGGCGCTGCAGGACTTCGACGAGCCTGACAAACTGCACATCCAGATCAACgacgtcatcaccatcatcgaGGGCAG GGCGGAGAATTATTGGTGGCGAGGGCAAAACAAGCGCACGCTGAAGGTGGGGCAGTTCCCCAGGAACACAGTTACCTCCGTAGCCGGACTGTCGGCTCATGACATCAGCCGGCCACTGAAGAACAGCTTCATCCACACGGGCCATGGAGACACCAATCCTCACCGCTGCTGGGGCTTTCCAGATCGGATCGACGA TCTGTATCTGGGAAACCCCATGGACCCTCCGGATGTCCTCGGGCTGGATCTGAATGCTCCCAGGCCCACGCAGCTTCCTGGGCGAGCCAAAA AGCCGAACTATGACCCAGTTACCGAGGATGATGACCTGACGTCCTCCGGCCTGAGGCGCCTCTCGTTAAAAAAGCCCACCACAAAGGGCCTGAAACTGAAGCCATCAGCTTGGGTTTCAGCCACAAAGCTGAGCGATCGTTCTGTTTATGGCCTCCGAACTCCAGGAGGTGGCACTCCCACTGAGGTCTCTCTTATAGACTTTGGAGAGGAAATGTTCTCTTCTACGCCCTCTCCTGTTGTAGAGTCCCAGGTCCCTAGTCTCTCTAGACTGGCTCTGGAAGCAGATAATATCTTGGACTGTACCCCACCCCAGAGTCCGTTCCGGTCTCTGCCTCGGCCGCTCCACCCCACCCCGGTGGTAGACTGGGACTCGAgacctctccctcctcctccatcGTATGATGACGTAGCTCAGGACGAAGATGACATCGAGGTGAGCTCAATCAACAGCACAGAGATAAGAGAGTCTGATGAACCGTGTGCCCCTTACATTCCTGCATATGAGGATAAACTCCGGGTAGAGGATGATCTGTTCCTCCCCAGCAGACAGAGCCGGTCTCGCACCTTCTCGCAATCGGCCGAGATCTTCCAGGAGCTACAGCAGGAGTGCATGAAGCGTCTGAACGTCCCTGTAGGCTCCATAAGTCCTGATCCCTACCGCCAGATCTTCCTGTCCACCTGTGAGGACAAGCCCCAGGTCCCACCTCGAGTCCCGATTCCACCTCGACCTCCAAAAAGCACAGGAAGCGACTGTGCCCGCTGGTCACGTGACCTCTCTCCTGCCTCGTGCGGCGAGGACGAAAAGGAGCGTCCACCTCAGATCCCTCCGAGGGATCCGCTGTCTCAACCGGGCTCTCGTACGCCCAGCCCCATGAACCGTACCACACACTACCTCTCAACCTCACCGGGCAAATTGATGCCCACTACACAGAGCTTTGCCTCTGACCCTAAATACGCTGCACCCAAAGTCATCCAAGCCCAGGGCAAAGACAAGGAAGCAGCCAAAGGACCCTGCATACTGCCCATCGTCCGAGACGGCAAGAAAGTGAGCAACACGCACTATTACCTGCTGCCTGAGAGGCCCACGTACTTGGACCGCTACGACAAATTCTTCAAAGAGgctgaagaggaagagagaaggcCAATCAACACAGCGACAGTCAGACCCATGATGCAACAGCAGGGAGACACAAAATCAAACTTTTCCTGCAATAATAACAGCAGTCTTCCAGCCAGAGCAGGCATCAGGAACTCCCTGAGTCTAATCAAAGTGAGCACCGAAGGGTCGGGCAGCAGGGTGGAAGGAGCGGCTAATCCTGAAAGAGTTAAACTG CTTCAGGTGCAGGAGGCGGTGCATGGAGTGACGATTGAGGAGTGTCAGACGGCGCTGCAGAACCATAGCTGGAACGTGCAGAAGGCTGTGCACTATCTGaag gTAGAGCAGCTCTTCTGTCTGGGTCTGAAGTCCAGGGTGGAGTGTCACAAGATCCTGGAGATGTGTGACTGGAACCTGGAGCTGGCCAGCACTCAGATTTTAGACTCTTACGGCTCAGTCAAACAGAG gagatga